The DNA sequence ACCCGCGAACTCGAAACCTGCGAATCTGAACCATTTCACGGATCGGGCCCGAGTAAATTTTTTGAATTCAAAACCCGCTCAATCCGCTCGATATTCAACCCTACATGATTTGGTTTGAAAAAAGATGTCGGGAACACCCCTACATGCATGAGGTGGTCCTAAATAAGGCTTTATAATGGACTGTGTATTTTACACGTCAAAGAGCAGAGCCTAGTTTGGGACGACGTCGTTTCTGTATTTCTAATCCTAAGCTCTTTTCTTGTGAAAGTGGGAAAccccaaacccaaatccatcCATTACTCACCTATTAATATTATCTTCAATTTAAACTTTTCTTCTCCAATTAGTCTCTACAATTACATATTGCGTCTGGTTCGCTTTGGATTTCGCAATTCCAAACCCTAGAATACTATTTCATAAACAGCTCAAAAGGTATTTCCATTTTCCCAGGGTTCATTACTTTACCTGAATTTAAATTTCGTGTTTTATCGGAAACCCTAATAATCGcagttttattattctaatttcTCTTCTTCCATTTATTAGTAATTCGCTTGAGGTCTTCTATAACTTTGTAATTgcaattttatttatctattaaAGGGTTGCAGTATTGAATTGGTGTTTGAAGAATTATGCTTGATTTTTATGGTAGCccaatttgtatatatatttgggaTTTTGGGGTTTTTCTGTGTTGCTTTTATTGTTCCTAATCTGTTTTCCGATCCCTGATTTAATTTACGCTCTCACTCTTTTTATCTGGGCTAGTAATTCAGTTTTGGTACGTACTTATTGGAAGGTATTGATTTAATTTGCAGGAGCTTTTGGTTgattttcattttgtgattttgTACATACATCAACTTCATGGCATCCGTTGATGGTAGAGTTACTTATTCTTCTCTCTCTAAGCTAGACCATGAGGACAGCCAACCCCATTATGATGACGACTTCAATGATAATAGTGGATGGCCTGTGCCGGAGGGCAATATCAGTTACCCATCAGTATTGTCAAAGTCTTCAAAACAAGAATACTTGTATCAATTTCCCGATGAATCAGAAGATTTTATTGGTGATGGATATGATTCAGGTGAGGATTTCAGCAATAACGCTCTCACAACTAAGACACCGGAGGTTAATTTGAAAAATGTGCTGAATGGGATATTTGCAATATTAACCGGGAGTAATAAATCTTTAACTGTTCCCACGAATAAGTCGTTACCCAGTTCAAATGTTTCGTTTCTGGGCTCTGGCAAGGACGGAAACACCTATTTACACTCCTCAGTTTACATTCCCAGTGCCCCGCCCCTTCTTGAGCCAAGTGGAATCAATTATAGTGCTTACAAAGAGGTATTGGATGCTGAACCCCCTGATTGGGTTCCTGATAGTGCTACCACAGTTTGCATGCAGTGCACTGCTCCTTTTACGGCTATTACTCGTGGGCGGCATCATTGTCGGTTTTGTGGGGGAATTTTCTGCAGAAATTGCTCTAAAGGAAGGTGCTTGTTACCTCTCAAGTTTAGAGAGAGGGATCCTCAGAGGGTCTGTGATACTTGTTACGACAGGCTTGATCCTTTACAGAGCATTCTTATCAACAGTGTTAGCAATGCTGCACAAATTGCAAAGCACGATGTGATGGATTGGACATGTACTAGAGGATGGTTGAATCTTCCTGTTGGTTTATCCATGGAACATGAGATATACAAAGCATCCAATACTTTGAGAAGCTACTGCCAGGTGCAATTTTGATTTTCAATCCTCTTCTTTGTGATTATGTATCTGATAGTGACTTTTTCTATGTACTTGTGGAATATCATAAATTTGTGTTTAAACAAACAAAATTTTACAGTGAAAATCACCTGTCATTGTGTTATTATGTAACatctttttgttgttttgttcaATTTGACAGATTAGTAGGCTTAATTCTGAAAGGTCCATTCCTCTAGCTGTTCTTAAAGGAGCCAAGGGCCTTGCAATTCTAACAGTTGCTAAAGGTGGTGTTGTTGTGTCTTACAAAGTTGGCACCGGTTTGGTTGTTGCCAGAAGGTCAGATGGATCATGGTCTGCCCCATCTGCCATATCCTCTGTTGGCTTAGGGTGGGGTGCTCAGGTATAATTTGCTATTGGGTTCAGCTGAATCAAGTTGAATGAAATAAATAGATAGTAGGAATTTCATGTAGAAGGTTGTTGCAGTCTAAAGTCTTGCCTGTAGTTTCTTTCTGTTCCATTATTTCCGAAAATCTTATTATTGTTTCAAACTTAGTTGCTCTTTTAAGGTGATTATTCTTTATTACAGATTGGTGGTGAGCTTATGGACTTCATTATTGTTCTTCATGATTCACAAGCTGTCAAGACATTTTGTAGCCGCATGCATTTCTCTCTTGGTGCTGGCTGTAGCGCTGCTGCAGGACCTATCGGAAGAGTTGTGGAGGCTGATCTCCGTGCTGGAGACAAAGGTTCAGGCATGTGCTACACATATAGCTGTAGCAAAGGTACCATACTATCTTTCCAATCTCTTGTGTGTTCAAATGTTTTGCATAGTTACATTCATGTATTTTGTGAGACCGAGACTGGGGAGCCTTGTCATCTATGGTTTCTTTCTTTATGTCATTGTAGCTCAAAAAACGCATTTGACTTATCACTTATTGTGTAGGTGCCTTTGTGGGAGTTTCATTGGAAGGGAACATTGTTACTACAAGGATGGATACTAATCTACGTTTCTATGGCGATCCTTACCTCACAACATCTGATATATTGCTTGGGACAGTGGACAGGCCAAAGGCTGCGGAGCCCTTGTATGCTGCCCTTGATGGTCTCTATTATAGCTTGAGGCACTAGTAGTTTCAGACGTTTATTTGCTCTTTGTACATACGTACATACGTAATGCTATATAGCATCTGTCTTGTTCAGTACTTACTACTCCCCCCATGTTATGTTTATGTCTCTCTGTGTTCAGTCTCATTGGTTTGGTTTTAATGTTTATTTCTCATCTTTGATTTTGTAACTGTACAAAAACTCAATCTCATTGATGTTGGTTAAGCTTAACTCTCATTTGTACATATTAATTGTACAAACTACCAACCATTGCAATATAGAATGAACCCATCTATTTCTATTTTCTACTCATTTTTATTACTATAACTTAATGCGCACTGACAAAGATAAAGCAACTCCTTGATTTGTGGAACCTATAAAGCAATAAATTATCTTTGCTTCGATTCCATAATCATTGTCCTATGTTTAAAGGGAAATGTTTTTGGGCAATGTCTAAGAGCATCTCCAAATAACCACTAAATTTAGTGTTACACTATCACTAAATTTAgcgtcaaaaaatatttttactctaaccacaacactaaaaattacactaaaaaaaaataaaaccttattattatagtaattttttaataaaataaaaaataaattaatatcatattaattaacaaaaattaccacaattgttatatttaactaattatttaaataaaagagacacgacaaaaaaatttgaattttattttttggcgtgttaaatttttttaaaatttttaaaattttgccggatgtattaaataactataatgtacacgaacataaaaaaaaaaaaagactaaacaAGTCTCCCGAATGCCGAAACAGGTAGAAGTATATCATTGCGCCACTTTTAAAACAGTGCATTATTTTCGGcgtactaattttttaaattttttttaaaattttacaagatattttaaataactataatatacactactatatatatatataaaaaaaaaatagactaaaaaagtaTGTCGGGTGCCGAAACAAATAGGAGTAGATTTGTACATTACTTTTTAAAAAGTGCATTgtaaaatttcccaaaaaataattcttcattttacaaatacaataatataaatatatataaatattaattaaataataataataataaaaaaaaaacacaatgtcGTGTCTACAGTGCACAACATATATGTCGTGCACTGTAGATTAAACTACAAAATGCTGCAACAAATGCAGCCTCCTTGGAAGATATATACACTGCATACAAGCTTTTTGCAGTCTCCTTGGAGCTGCTCTAACACCCTCTTAtgtgttaatattgttattggtctaattaagtatcgagtctcatataatttaatataataatttttaagcaGTATTGCTAGCCAATCACAACGCCACATGTCTATAAGGTGTTAGGCACTACTGATGCTTAATAACAATGCTATGTTTGAATGTGATGTTGCGAGTGATgtgatttgatttgatttgatttttctttttttatgtgATGCTAtcaaaaagaaaatatgaacTAAACCGGATACAAACACAATCAAGATTAATATTGATGCTACTACGTTTGCTAGTGAAAACAAATATGGTTACGGCATGGTCGCAAGAAACAACTCAAGCATTCTTATTGACGCCAAAGCTGGTTGTAGTCTCGGCACTTTTACACCTGAAGTTGCAGAAATTGTTGGTATTAAAGAAGCATTATGTTGGATAAAAAGTCATAACTGGAACACTGTCGAGTTAGAGTTCGATAGTCTGGTCTCTGTCCAAGCCATTCGAAGCAAGATTCCTCTCAGTTCGGTTTTTGGGGTTCTTATCCATGATTGCCAAtctcttttatcatttattccTTTTCTTAAAATTCATTTTGTAAAACGTTCAGCAAACCGACTAGCACATGTTGTTGCTAGGATGTCTCGGTCTTTATCTGAACGTAGCATTTGTGTGTCCAACGCTCCAACAACTATGTTGGATATCATATATTCCGAATACTAAATTTAATGAAGTtctcattttatcaaaaaaaaaaaaaactttaaggcATTACTTATTTGAGTAATTCCatcaagaaaaagaaatatttatttagttatagGATTTATATCATGTTTAGATAAGTtaccaattatattttacatttttaagtaatttattcTGAAGTATAATTAGGATTAGAGGTAGCAAAACATGTCATTGTATCGTGTTCGTGTCATATTTTATGTGACTCACTTCTATATTTCGTGTTAGATGTACCAATTCGTTTTTTTGACTCgtgtttaattttttcaattctaacccgACCCGTAAGAAATTGTGTCGTGTTTGTGTCGGTCCACTGTGACCCATTTTACCATTATTGAAACTAGAGTTATAGAGAAAAATTATAGATTTAAATTCAATTAGAAAacttatatacatttatttaaatataatttattatatataataataaaaataaattttttaaaatattttcaatttcatgtaaaaaaaaattaaatttaaaatgctTTAACTTAACATTGaatcactaaatatatattttttatataattatattattattaatattttttttattttaatttatttaaaaaaaccgTATCAAACGTGTAAAATTTGTGTTAAGCATGTCGTGTCGTGTTGTTTGACCCGTTTTTATTTCCTGCTAAGTCGTGTTAATTTGTTTTCGATCCACGTCTAATTTTTTTGACCCTAACCCGTAAAATTCGTGTCGTGTTCGTGTTTATGTACCATGTTAAAATCCGTTTGTCACTCCTAATTAGGATCTTATGgtcaaatatatttaattacaacCTGACAATAAGTATATATATCTTTCTATTATAAAAATGTGGTGTTTGTGTGataattttaattacaataatacCCTTATATTTTATATGCTATCACTCACCTATTTATACCcttagggcccgtttggtacgcaggactggattggattagacagactaatttgtccaatccaatgtttgggcatgttagaagtctggaaaactaatccagttaacctcatctgtctgggattatttatcccatccagcagggtgggataaataatcccatgcaggtgagatttttttttttattgttttttaatttaaattttattaatatattttaaatttaataagaatttaaaggaaataattataatacatttttttatacattttttttatcaaaaacttattcattaaaatatcttttcttaTACAATTGTCAATATGATTGATCAGTCAATgtcatttactttttttttatatatatttagctaGATTTACTTTTATATCTTAaacttatttatcttatttattttttccacttatttttttttatttttatataaaaaaattaatctattaTTATGCATAGTATTGGTTATAGTTTGGTTATATCTCATACcgtgcttttttattttttacttctaTATTTTTTATCACATGTAACTAAATTATTCTCTAATTAccacaattattaattattttcgtcATTTACAACTCATCTCATGATATTACTATTAGGGGTGTTTGCAGGTAcggtttttgaccatttttcaAACTAACCTGCACATgcggtttttttaattttccaaaCTGCACTcgcaccgcgaaactaaaaaatCGCAGAAActaccgcaccgcaaaaaatagtTCAGTGCGGTAGTTTTtgcggtttggactatcacatatacaacaaagtttgagcaacatttatcaaaaataccataaggattgaaaataaatataaaaaaattacgtttcaataatacaataattagtgggctttGGGTTAtacattcacatattggacctaaataaaataaaaattggtattttataATGTGCGATGTGGTGTGGTTGGAACTGCATATTAATTCAAAACCACAAACCGCACCGCCcagtttaggaaaaattcaaatcgcgaccgcaccgcaaagaatttcaaaccacatttttttttgcggtgcagGCGGTTTAAACAGTTTGATGAACACTCCTAATTACCATACCACTTTTGCCCCTTACAACAATATACAATCACATTGACACTAATAAAGTGTAAAGTGTAACATaatgagatatatatatacttttttgaAAGGTTAATTTCTTACTCTTGtacaataataaaatttgtattctataatttttaagttttaaattgTACTACAATTTAAATGTCAAACTTAAATTTTTGTTACAAATATttatagtattaaaattaaacaaataaaaataaaaataaaatgtagcAAGAAGAGCTAAGCACGTGCGAATCTCACCtagtatttaattataaaagagCTATATTATTTTGGACCCTATAACTATgacaataaatttttatttttttattttttttttgaatggataaagattttatttaacaagaacgttcatccattacaataaataataaatctgAAGGAGCATTGAGCTCACTAAAGATACAACCTGACAAAAAATAAGACTTTCTCGCAACACAGTGCGCGGCCTTGTTTGCAGATCGCTTAACAAAAGAAATTAATACATTGTTTAAAGTAGAGATCATCAGACGACAATCTTGTACTATCATTCCGAATTGGGAGGGCATTTGAACCTCTCCATTAATAGCTTGCACCACTACTAACGAATCAGTTTCAATTTCAACATCAGAAAGATGATGATTCTTAATCCAGCTTAGCGCCTCTTTGACCCCAATAGCTTCAGCAACTTCCGGAGTCACCACACCAATTTTACTAGTTGACACAGCTTCAACTAGATAACTGGCCTGATCTCTAACAACAATTCCCACACCAAAATAGTTTTCAGCTTCAAAGATGGCTCCATCAACATTGATCTTGTATTTATGCACAATTGGTTTCCTCCAATGCTCCAGGTCCTTactataatttacattaagtaaAGGCTCTGATTTTTGTTGTTGAGCATTTCTCCAAGTAACAAGATTAGTTCTAGCTAATTTAACCACATCTAAAGCTTTAGTACTTTTATTGTTCCAAAGGATATCATTTCGGGCCAACCAAATCCTCCAGGCTACCATTGCAGCCTCTTCAACTACATCCTGCTGGTTTTTAATCAATAAATCCCCAAACCAGCTTGAAAAATCAATAGCCGCCTCCCCTACATAACCCACCATTGATATATTCCAACAAGATCTTGCAAATCCACAATGTAATAATACATGTGAAATGGATTCAACCTCAACATTACATAATGGACAAGTTAAATCCACATGAACATGTTTAGTTGTGAGTTGTACCTTTGTTGGAAGACATCCTGCCATAGCACGCCACACCAGGTGATGCACCTTTGCTGGAACATGCATCTGCCACAGTTTCTGCCAGCAAGTCACGGCACCAGTACACGGCCACGCCCCACTCTGTTGCTGCAGCAATTTATAAGCACTGCTAACCGAATATAAGCCTGATTTTTCCTCAGACCAAAACCAATTACCCATAGTAGCAGAATCACTGAGTTGGATTGATAAGATACACTTGCTTTCCTCCTCAGTAAACATGTCAAACAGCAGCTCTTTATCCCAAACTTTCTCTTCAATTTTCATTAAACTATCCACTGTTCTACCAGCAAGATTTGGATGATAGGTTGTAATAAAATTAGTTCCAATCCCTAGTAGCCACGGTTCATCCCGAATTAAAGTGGATTTCCCATCCCCAATAGCCTTCCTAGCCGCCATCTTAACCAAGCTTTTAGCCTCCCATAAGCTTCTCCAAATAAAACTAGGATTCAGACCTAACTCAGCATTAAGAAAACTCCCATTCGAAAAATATCTTGCTTTATAAATCTTTACTACCAGAGAATTCTCATTAGTGACTAACCTCCACCCTTGTTTTCCCAAGAAAGCCATATTGTAGTCCCTTAAGTTTCGAAAACCAAGCCCCCCAACATCCTTATGTCGACTCAGTCTTTGCCAACTCATCCAACTCACTCCCTTACTAGAATTAGATTGTGATTTCCACCAGAATTTCGACATTAAACCTTCAAGGTGAGTGCAAATTTCCTTTGTAAGGAGAAAGACACTCATAGCAAAACTAGGCAAAGCTTGGGCCATAGATTTCAATAAAACCTCTTTCCCAGCCTTTTGAAGGAACCTAGTTTCCCAGCCATTgattttcttcttcattttttccttcaaaaaaccAGAAAGGCATTCTTACTTCTCCCCATAGTGCATGGTAGCCCAAGGTAAGTGCTATGTTCAGAAGCTGTGCCATACCCAAAAGCCGACAAACTTGGTCTCGGACTACTGCATTAGTGTTGTTACTGAAGAACACAGATGATTTATTAATGTTGACTTTCTGCCCAGAAGCTTGTTCATATCTAGCAAGCAGACTAAGCACATTGGTAGCTTCGAAATCATTAGCTTTGCAATAGACATAGCTATCATCTGCAAACAACATATGAGATACAACAGGAGCTCCTCTAGCCACACGACAACCAGTTATCCACCTTCTTTGTACAAAACGATTGACTAATGAAGAGAACCCCTCAGCACAAATGAGAAAGAGATAAGGCGACAGTGGGTCACCTTGGCGAATCCCTCTACTTGGTATAATCGGCCCCATTATATTACTACCATAAGTAATGCTATACTTAACCGTGGAGGCACAATACATGATCAAAGAAACAATTTTCTGATTAAATCCCATATGTAGCATCATTTGTTCAAGAAAAACCCACTCCACTCTATCATAGGCCTTGCTGAGATCAAGTTTTAGAGCCATATACCCCTCCTTTCCCATCCTCTTTCGTTTAAGGTAATGCATTATCTCAAACGAAATCATGATGTTATCAGAAATTAGTCTACCCGACAAGAATGCACTTTGGTTTTCAGATATGACCGAAGGTAAAATTCCTTTAATTCTATTAGCTAGAACTTTAGAAATTACCTTATATAATACATTGCAAAGCGAGATCGGTCGAAGGTCACTCATAGACTCAGGATGTTTCTTTTTAGGAATAAGCACAATGTTAGTTTCATTTAATTCAGAGCTGAAAGAACCTGAATCAAAGAAACCCTTAACTTGGTTGATAACATCACTACTTACAACATGCCAGAACTTCTGAAAAAATTCCGGAGTCATACCATCGGGGCCAGGTGATTTATCCGGGTGCATCTGAAACAGAGCCTTCTTTACTTCTTCATCTGAAATCGGCTGAAGGAGACAATCATTCTGCTCATTCGAAACCACCTGAGGAATAGAGTTTACCACTTCTCCACAATCAGTCGAGGATGTAGTGAACAAGTTTTGGAAATAGGCAGTCATAACCTGGGCCAAATCACTCTCCCAATCCGACCATGTACCATCATCCTTTCGAAGCTTTTGTATGGAGTTATTTCTTCTTCTGGAACTAGCCATAGCATGGAAGTATTTAGAATTTTGGTCCCCTTCTCTTAACCAAAGTTGCTTCGATCTTTGACGCCAAAAAATTTCACGCTGTAAGAGTACATCCTGTAACTTAACTTCGGCCTCCTTGTATTTCTGAACTGCTACCGAATCTCTGCCTTTCTTCCAACATCTCATATCAGCTTTAACTTCTTTAATTCGATCTCTAAAATTTCCACTGAAATCTCTCCCCCAGACCTGCAAC is a window from the Cannabis sativa cultivar Pink pepper isolate KNU-18-1 chromosome 1, ASM2916894v1, whole genome shotgun sequence genome containing:
- the LOC115706119 gene encoding uncharacterized protein LOC115706119 — its product is MASVDGRVTYSSLSKLDHEDSQPHYDDDFNDNSGWPVPEGNISYPSVLSKSSKQEYLYQFPDESEDFIGDGYDSGEDFSNNALTTKTPEVNLKNVLNGIFAILTGSNKSLTVPTNKSLPSSNVSFLGSGKDGNTYLHSSVYIPSAPPLLEPSGINYSAYKEVLDAEPPDWVPDSATTVCMQCTAPFTAITRGRHHCRFCGGIFCRNCSKGRCLLPLKFRERDPQRVCDTCYDRLDPLQSILINSVSNAAQIAKHDVMDWTCTRGWLNLPVGLSMEHEIYKASNTLRSYCQISRLNSERSIPLAVLKGAKGLAILTVAKGGVVVSYKVGTGLVVARRSDGSWSAPSAISSVGLGWGAQIGGELMDFIIVLHDSQAVKTFCSRMHFSLGAGCSAAAGPIGRVVEADLRAGDKGSGMCYTYSCSKGAFVGVSLEGNIVTTRMDTNLRFYGDPYLTTSDILLGTVDRPKAAEPLYAALDGLYYSLRH